The genomic region GCTATGTTTGCTGCTTACCTTCCTGAATCCTGTGGCTATGTGCAATGGGCCAGATCACGGCATATCCGTTTTGCCAGGCGAATGGAACTTCGTCTGATTCACAGCAGGCATCCTGCAGCTGCAGATCTTCCTTATCTTGAATATTTCTTGTAATAGGCTGCTACCCTATTGACGGTATGGGAAAAAATTGTTACCAATTCATATAAGAATGAAGGGAATTAAAGATATGAACAGACGATCAGTATATATGGACAATAATGCAACGACACAGATGGCCCCGGAAGTGTGGCAGGCTATGGTGGCTGCCAAGGATTTGTATGGCAATGCTTCCAGCATGCATGGTTTCGGGAGGGTCGCTGCACATGCAGTATCCAAGGCAAGGGAGCAGGTTGCAACCTTGTTGGACTGTGCTCCAGAAGCAATCTATTTTACCAGTGGGGCTACAGAGTCCAACAATATGGTATTTAACATAGCCAGGACCTTGATTGATGAAGGTAGTCGCAGAAACAGGATTGTAACTACAAAGATTGAACACCCGGCTACGATTGAAACGGTCAAGTATCTCAAAGGGCTTGGTTATAAGATAGATGAACTGAGCGTAGATGCTACGGGGCTTGTTGACCTTGGTGAGGTCAAGGCCGCCATGGGGGATGATGTGCTGCTGGTCAGTGTCATGACAGGAAACAATGAGACCGGTACTATCCAGCCAGTCCGTGAGATTTCGGAACTGGCCCATGGCTGCGGAGCGTTGATGCATACTGATGCCACGCAGGCAATCGGGAAAATTCCTGTTGATTTCAAAGGCTGGCACATCGATTATCTCAGTCTTTCTGCCCATAAGTTCTATGGACCGAAAGGAATAGGAGTCTTGGCCTGTGCAAAGGGAGCTCCTCTGTTCCCATTGCTTCATGGGGGACATCAGGAAGGTGGTTATCGGCCTGGGACTTACAATAACCAAGCTATCGTCGGACTTGGCGTGGCGGCAGAGCTGGCTCGTAGAAATCTTGGAGATGAACAGCAGCGCCTTTGGCAGATGAGGGAAGCCCTACGAAAGGGTCTTGTAGCGGCAATTCCTGATGTGGTAGTCAACGGCAACAATGAACATTGCCTGCCGGGAACGCTCAACATGTCCTTTCCTCGTGCCGAAGGGGAATCAATCCTTCTTTACCTGGATTTGGAGGGAATTGCAGTTTCTACCGGTTCAGCCTGTGCTACTGGTAGCCTGAAACCATCCTATGTGCTCCTTGCAGGAGGTCTGGATGTGGAACTGGCCCATGGTTCCATCAGGTTCAGCCTCGGTAGATACAATACCATGGACGATGTAACATATGTCGTAGAAAAACTTCCTCCTATCATCGAAAGGATAAGGATGATGAGTACGAGACAGCAGTAGTGCAAAGGAAAAGGATACAATGTCAGATAGCTTTATGAACGATTGGGTATATACGGATATCGTCAAGGATCATTTCATGAATCCTCGTAACATTTGGAAAAGGGAAGAACACTTTGAACCGGATGGTGTGGGGGAAGTGGGTTCCCTTGCCTGCGGAGACCAGATGCGTATAGGCATCCAGGTCAAGGATGACAAGATCGTAAAGCTCCGTTGGCTGACCTATGGCTGTGCTTCTGCGATAGCCAGTACATCGATGATGAGTGAAATGGCAACTGGCATGAGCCTTGGGGAAGCCTATCGGATAACTCCTGATATGGTGACGAAGGCTTTGGGTGGACTTCCTGAGCACAAGTTCCATTGTTCTGTGCTCGGTGACAAGGCCCTGAGAGCAGCCATCGATGACTACCTTGCAAAGCAGGGTAGGGAAAATACCCTGAAGACTTCTGTGGCTAGGGTAATGTGTGAATGTAAGAATGTTACTGACCAAGCCATTGAAACCTTGGTTGCAAGCGGCAAAGTCCGCACCCTGAAAGAACTGCAGGATCTGACCGGCTATGGGACCGGCTGCGGCAAGTGCAAGCAGAAGATAGCTGATTACTTCTATGAGATGATGCATGTGCATGGCAAGGAAGTAGCGGAAGAGTAGGTCTCGTCAGGTTACGTTGAATTCACTTCCGCCTATGAACTCCCTGATAAGCGAATCGGCTGGGACCAGGTTTTCCGGAATCGGATGCACGATATTGAGGAAGGCAATGAGTCTGCGGGAGATTGCATAGGCCTGTGAATCTTCTGGCTTTACGGTTTTCAACAGAGGCATTGCCAACGGGCGGAGTACACCTATTTCATAGTCAAGGGCTGAATTCAGCATGGTATCTGCCTGGTTCTGATAGGGGAATATATGCTTGTTTTCCCCTGCCTGTACGCTGTCCCACATGGTCAGTGTCTTATATGCTGAGGTCTTTCTTGTCCGATAATCCCTGACGATTCGTCTGAGGATCCGATTATCCGTTGTACTGATCCTGTTATGGTCGTCAATGTTGAGCTGGGTCAGTGCAGAGATATAGATCTTGAATATCTTTTCTTTTTCAAGAGGTGGCACAAGGGCTGGGTTGAGCCCGTGTATACCCTCGATGATCAATATGGTATCCTTGTCCATCCTGACAGGAGGATTTGGGTACATTCTTGTGGCTGTCGGAAAATCAAATGACGGAATCTTTACTTTTTCCCCTTCATAGAGGTTCTCAAGATCGCTGCGGAACTGCGCTACATCCAATGCTTCCAGACTTTCAAAATCTTTCTTACCGTCTGATCCCACAGGAATTTCTGCTGCGGGTCTGTAATAGTCGTCCAATGTTATCTTGATCGGTTTCTTGCCTGCCTAGACGTAATTGGATACCTAATTTATAGGCAAAGGTCGTTTTGCCTGAGGAAGAAGGTCCTGCAATGAATATGGCCTTTACTTGTTCACGTGCAAGGATCTTGTCTGCAATCTGGGATATTTTTTTTTGCTGGAGTGTTTCTGCAAGCCTTATGTAATCAGTTATCTTTCCTTCAATGCACAGATTATTGAGCTTGCCAAGGGATCTCATGTCCAGCATATTGTTCCATTTCCTATATTCGCTGAAGACTGAGAACAGCAGAGGATTGTCCTTGAATTCCTGGAGCTGGGTAAAATCACTCGATCTGGGATAGCGGAGCAACATACCGCATTTCTTATAAGGTTGGAGCTTCCATAGGCTGAGTATTCCGGTTCTGTCTACCAGAGGCTCGTACCCTAGGTCCATGAAATCTTCCAGCTTGTAAAGTGCAACTACCGGTTCATTCTGAAATTTCAGCAGTTGGACCGTTTCCATTGCTTCTCGGTGTAAGAAATATTCCATGGCTTTTTTATATGGAGCCCTACAGAAATCAATCGGTAGATTCTTGTCAGCTATTTTTTGCATCGTTTGGGAAAGCCTTTCGATGTCTTCTTCCGCAACGCTATCTGTCTTGTCATAGTAGAAGAAATAACCATCTCCCAGGCTATGGCTGATCAGTAGCTTCCGATCCGGAAAGACAAGTTGTGAGGCATAGCAGAGCAAGAAGCAGATGCTATGCCTATAGGTCCTTTTTCCAAGACTGGAGAAAAGTGGAATAGCCTTGATTTCAGCGTCATTGACCAGATGGTAGGACAGAGGTACTACCTCATCGTTGACACTGGCAGCAACAATGGGATTCTCGAGGTACGTCTTGTTCAAGTTGACTGACAGTCCTTCCAGTGTTTCTCTGACAGTGTTGCCGATTACTGTAGCATATGTGCTGTTTTCATATGTGATATTGATAGTTTTGCCTTGCATACATCAAGTATAGGCTTGGTTTTCCAGAACTGCAAGTTTTGGTTTGTGTTGTATTGTTGTTGACTAGGCATGCATGTACCTGTACAGTTGAAGCATGTTAGGAAAGCATACCAAGGGATATCCATACAGGCAGAGATTTGTCCTTGTCGTTGATCTTTCGAATGATACCTTTTCCAGAGTCGAGCTGGACCCAGAGGTTGCAAAGGCTCAGTTTGGGGGCAGAGGACTGGCGACTTGGCTATGGAAAGAATACAGTGATTTGAAGAAATTGGACAAGGATAGCTTCTACAGTGGCAATGCCATTGCCATTTGTCTGGGAGCCGGCAGTGACTTGGGTTTGGATCAGTGCAAGGGAGCCTGCTGTGTCACGCTGTCCATGCAGACACACCATCTTTCTATCTGTCCTTTCCAGTCGGCATCCCTTGCCTATGCACTTTCCGGTGCAGGTTATTGTGGCGTGGTTCTGAAAAACAGGGCAAGGCGGCTTACCCGTGTGTCAGTGACACCTTCAGGAGTCGGCTTTACCATAGATGATGAAATGCATCTTATGATGAATGAAGAAGTTGCACGCCGGTGTCAGGAAGTTTCCTGTGTCATTTCAATCGGTCCGGCCGGAGAGAGAGGGGTTCCTTTTGCTTCCCTTGCGGTAAATGGAAAGAATTTTGGTCGTGGTGGCATAGGTGCTGTCTTTGGTAACAAGAATCTCAAGTTGCTCAGTCTCGATGCCGATGAACAGATCAGGCCAATGTATTTTGACCATAAGGCTGATGAGCTTGACAAAATCCTTCAGATGGTTCCTGTGGAAAGAGATAATTTGCTTCAGGTCGCTGACAGGAAAGGTTGGGCTGCCGTAGAGGGATTTACCTATCGGCGTAATCCGAGGATGTGGGGCTTGGGGGGCATGCCGTTGACGAAGGATGCTCCTGTTGCATGGGAAGTCGCTTTGGCTTTGGGTGCCAATCTTGGAATCTACGATTGGCATAAAGTTGCAGTACTGGAAAACGCCTGTTGTTCTTATGGACTTGATCCTATCTCTACAGGTGGTATATTGGCTTGGATTGCTGGGGCTGAGTCAAAGGGTTTGATAGACTTGAACCAATGCAATGAAACAGACAAGGTCAAGCTTTTTGCTGATATTATCAAAGGTATAGGCTTGGGCAAAGGCTGTGGTAGCCGCTTTTCGCAGCCGTTAACGGTACTTTGTGCTGAATTCGGAAATAAGGAAGGCGATTTTTCATCATATGGAGAAGAATTGATGCCCTTTGATCTGAGAGGATTGCCATGCTATGCCTTATCCGTGGCAATGGGCGATGACACCTTGGTACCATGGGAACTTTTCTCTACGGTCCATGGTGATGATACTGCCCGGTTGCTATTGCTTTCACAGAGTCTCCGACGATTGACAGAAAGTTTGGGGATGGAATGGAACCAACTGCTTCGCATCCTTGCCAAGCACTATCCTGGCAAAGGGCATCTGAAGAGGAACCGTCTATTGCAGGGACTTGCCCTTTGCTGCAGCTGCTGTGAAGGCTATGAATGGTCCATTGCAGATCTTCTTGCCTTCGGGCAACGTATCCTTCTCCAGGAATTTGAGCTGATGCAATCCTTAAGCGGTGGTTTCAAGCCATCGAATGATTCGATTCCCCAATATTTTCAAGTCGAAGGGGAAAGTGCATGCAAAGATGGCAAGCTTGTACATCTGGGAGGAGTACTGGACGAGTATCTTTTCCTTTTGAAGCATATTACCGTCCTGCCATGGGCAAGGTGAGCGTAGATATGTTGCCTCCGTACAATTCCCTGAGGGCCAATTCCTGCTCATTCATGACAATATAAGAGGCACCGCACTTACCGCGGGGATATGCCAGGCTGCCAGGGTTTGCATTGATGATCCCCTTCCCGTCGATGAAGAGCTGTTCCCTGTGGGTATGTCCACTGAAGAAGACGTCTCCGGGTTTCAGATGGATGGGAAGGTCCGATGGCCTTCTGTAGTGGTGTCCATGGGTAAGGATGACGAGCCTACCTGCAAATGTAAGGGAATTGAGCAGAGGCGGCACAGGGATACCTGCTATTGCATAATCATAGCCACTGTCGCAATTGCCTCTGACCAATGTAAGCTGACTGATGTGCTGTTTCAGTAATTTTTCGAAGTCTTCACTGTCAGGGCAGAAATCTCCAAGGACAAGTATGGGATTGTTTCCGGCTTTTCGTACGAAATCCCTGAAACTGTAGAAATCTCCATGGACGTCTGAGCAGATATATAAGCTTTGCATGACTTGAGTGTAGCACTGACATCACATCGCGTGAAGCAGGACCAGGATTCTTTTCCAAACTGTAGCAATGAATATCCTTGTTTTGCTTATTAAGTACTTTTGCTTTCATTCCTGAAGGTATTGCTGTATCATATACTAAGATTCATTGAGAAAATATGGGGAAACATTGCTATGAATGTAGATGAAAATTCCAGTTTCCTAGGCAGGAAAATGAACACTATGGTGAAGATTTTCCGAGTCTCCGTCAACCATTTCATGGTAGACAATTCCTTTGTGACTGCATCGGGAATGGTCTATATTACTCTGACTGCCTTGATTCCTGCACTCACGGTATTCGTGACATTCTTCGGGGCCTTGGGAGTCCTTGAACCTTTCCAGAAGATGCTGATGGTCAGCCTCAATGAATTTTTCGGCAGTGATGTGAGCAAACAGTTCTTTGATGCAGTCTCCGGATATACTTCCAATGCCATGAGCCTTGGTATCGTCGGCCTGGTATCGTTCATCATTACCATGGTACTTCTGATCAACAGGGTCTGGTATGTGATCAACTCGGTTTTCCGTACGTCCATTGACAGGAACCTTTTTCAGAGATTTGGAAATTTCCTGTCATTCCTGATCGTTTCGATACTGATCCTTGCGGCAATCATCAGCATTGAATCTTCGCTTTCCCAGAAATATGTTCAAGTCATGGGCAGGCAGATGGTCTCAGGCCCGTTCCTGTACCTGAAGCAGATTACTCCGTTTTTTTTGATTTGGGTCGGTTTGTTCCTGATGATTGAATTCATCCCGAATACGAAAGTTGAGTTTTCTGCTGCAGCCATAGGAGCCCTTGTCGGCAGTATAGTCTGTGTATGTGCCAACAGTATTTTTCTGAATCTGACCTCGTACATGGTGAATATGTCCATCATCTATGGTTCCTTTGCTGCCATTTTCCTTTTTATAGTCTGGTGCTATATGCTTTGGGTCATCATTCTTTTTTCCGTTGAGCTTGCATATGTCTATCAGTTCAGACCTGATTTGGAAAACAGCACCGGTATTCAGAATACTCCTGCCAGATTCCTTTCTGATGGTGTCAACATCATGATGCTCATCGGGTATAACTTCAAGGAAGGCAAAGGTGCAACACGGACCAGGGAAATCAATGAACGTCTGGCAATCCCGGACAGGAAGCTGTTCGGTTATTTGAATTTTCTTGTCTCCCTTGGTTTCATTATGCCGACGAACAGCGGCAAGACCACGTATATCCCTGCCAGGCCTCTGGAAGACCTAAAGGTCAAGGAAATGGTAGAGGGCTTGTATGGACTGGATACGATGAGCTTTGATGACAAAGGCACAGCCGGTGAGGCTATTGCCGTACAGATACATGGGCACGGTGTTGCTTCGCTTGGAACCCTGACGATTGACAACCTGCTGCAAAGAGTATAGGAAAGAGAAAAGATTAAGGGGAGAACTGACCTATGGTAGTTGATGCAAAAGCTCTGAGAGAAATCGGTAACCTCGACTGGAATACGGTCCCGGTTATAACCAGCGGCGTATCCAAGGGAAGTCATTTCAGGGCTGGCAAGTTCGAATTCAGGCTTCTTAGGAATCCGCTGACACAATCGGATGATGCTCTTATCGATGTCGTCTATTCAATGGTAGTCCTGTTGGAAGATAGACTGGTGCTGTTTGCTGACATAGAAAGAGATAACCTGAGGGAGCTTGCCTTTTCATTGGGCTGTAGCCCGAAAACCCTGCAGGAAGAGTATGGAACACATACGTATTTCGGACCATTGCGGGCTGTTGTCTACAGTGCCGATGAAAAAGAAGAACAGGAAGCCTACAATGGTACACTTGAGGTCCAGGATGTGAGGGTATACCTTGCTGATTTGCTGATGGATACCCTTGATTGCTTAGATGAAATGGTACCCATGGCTGACTGATTATAAAATCATTTGAATCTGCAGACAAAGTGTGGTACTATCGGAGTAAGGCATTATTCCATTCAATGGGTCCTGAGGTGTTGTGGCCGTCAGTTTTTGTCTGGCTTTGAAATCTGTCGGTTTCTTTCCCCAGGCCCTTGATGACAACCTCCTTTCGCTGATGGAGGTTGTCTTTTTATATTTTTTTACCCGCCCATTCCCTCAGGACGAGTACATCTCCTTCGTTGCTGTCGTTGATGGCTTGGTCAATCATGGCATTCAATTCCCTTACATTGCCAGGATAGTTGTAGTTTTTTAAAAATTCCATAGTCTTTTCATTAAATGGCCTTTGATCCTTTTTGTCCTTGTGAAAAGCAATCAGTTCATTCAGATCTTCCATATGTTCTCTCAATGGGGGTATATGAACCTGTGCACCTATTATCCTGAAATAGAAGTCCTTCCTTATCATTCCTTTGGCTACAAGTTTTTGCAGATCCTTGTTGGATGCGGTAATGAGCCTGAAGGTGGATTTTCTTTTTTGAGTTTCGCCTAACCTGAAATATTCGCCGTTGTCAAGGACCCGCAAGAGTATGCTTTGCATTTTTAGGCTGAGGTCTTCTACTTCATCCAGAAACAATATGCCACCGTCGACTGCTTCCAACAAACCACTATAATAAAGACCAGCACCGGTAAAGGCACCTTTCTTATGGCCGAACAGATGATCTTGTCCTAAGTCCATGTTGAGAGTTGAACTGTTGACGCTCCTGAAAGGTTTTCCTTTTTTTATTGATTCTTCTGCAATGGCTTGGGCCGCCAGTTCCTTTCCTGAGCCTGTTTCTCCTATGATATGCACCTTGATATCACTTTTTGACAGTCGATGGAGCTCGGCACGTATATCCTGCATTTGTTTGCTTGAGCCAACCAATAGGTCATAGTAAGAAACTGCCTGGGTATGATTGGAATTTGTCTCAGGGGGTTGTCCCTGTCCCCAGATTGGCTGTCTGCTAAGAAATTGCAAAGGGATCTCACCTGCAAGTCTTTTTTGCCCATCCAATTCCGTCATGCTTATGATAGGTACTGTAATTCCTGCTTGTTTGATCAATTGTTCAGTATAAGGCTTTTCTTTTTGTTTTTCTGAATCTACAAAAACGCAATCAACTTGGCCTGAACGTTTGATATACGAAATCAGTGTCCTGAGGATTGAAAAGCTTTTTACCTTCAGTGTCGGATTCATTTGTGAAATCTGTTTTCCTAAGTTGCAATTCGCTGTAAGCAAAGCAATGTCCATGTGAGTAACCTTCCTTATTGTTATTAGTGAATGAACGTATTTTGGCCTGCTTATACAAAACCAGCAAGGGAAACATTATATTTCGATGTGACAAAGAATCTGTTGTGTATATTTATATTTTTTGCAAGGGAAGACAATTTTGGAAAAATTCATGGATAGGTACCGAATCTTTTATATTTAGACATAATTCATACATAATTGAAATCCTATGGTATCAAAAAAATTTAAAATTTTTTCTGTGTGGCAAAATTCGTGACAAATGGTAACATTTGATAAGTTATTATTTCTGTGCTACTACCATGCGCTGTCGAAAATAGGTTTCCAAGGCTATCCGTGCAGAAGGAAATGCAAGTGGAATGGCTTCTATGGCTTCAAAGGTGTCTATCGGACATAGCCTGTAACCTTTGATTTCATCAGCTTCTTCTGGTCGAAGGGATGAAATAAAATCGGATTTCCCGACATCAACATTAGCACTGAAGAACATATCACAGGTAATATATGTGATATCCTTATATTCATATGTATTGGGGGCACTGGTCAGATAATGCAGGTTTTGTGGTATCAAAGATACTTCTTCCCTACATTCCCGAATCGCAGCTTGTTCGGCACTTTCTCCTGGATCGACGAATCCTCCCGGCAAGGCAAGATAGCCCTTGCGGGGATTCCTTCCTCTGGTGACCAGCAGTACCTGTTCTTTGCCTTGCTTCTGAAAGGTAAGGATCAAGGCTACGGCGGCAGCCACATTGTTGTAAAGAGTCAGTCCGCAAGCACTGCAGACCCATTTTTTGTTGTCTTTGTAAGACAGCATCTGTTTTCCGCAATCTGGGCAAAAAGTCAAGTTTTTCATGACTTTGATGATAATCCAATGTACAGGCAATGGAAAGCAGGGGAATCTCGTGTTGTCTGGGGAAAAAATATCCGGACAACGGCAAGTACCGTTGTACCGGAATTTCATTTCAATATGAAAAGGATCTTTTTCTTCAGTCTTCTTCAGGAGCCAGTTCCAAGGTCTCT from Spirochaetia bacterium harbors:
- a CDS encoding aminotransferase class V-fold PLP-dependent enzyme, with the protein product MNRRSVYMDNNATTQMAPEVWQAMVAAKDLYGNASSMHGFGRVAAHAVSKAREQVATLLDCAPEAIYFTSGATESNNMVFNIARTLIDEGSRRNRIVTTKIEHPATIETVKYLKGLGYKIDELSVDATGLVDLGEVKAAMGDDVLLVSVMTGNNETGTIQPVREISELAHGCGALMHTDATQAIGKIPVDFKGWHIDYLSLSAHKFYGPKGIGVLACAKGAPLFPLLHGGHQEGGYRPGTYNNQAIVGLGVAAELARRNLGDEQQRLWQMREALRKGLVAAIPDVVVNGNNEHCLPGTLNMSFPRAEGESILLYLDLEGIAVSTGSACATGSLKPSYVLLAGGLDVELAHGSIRFSLGRYNTMDDVTYVVEKLPPIIERIRMMSTRQQ
- a CDS encoding YihY/virulence factor BrkB family protein; amino-acid sequence: MNVDENSSFLGRKMNTMVKIFRVSVNHFMVDNSFVTASGMVYITLTALIPALTVFVTFFGALGVLEPFQKMLMVSLNEFFGSDVSKQFFDAVSGYTSNAMSLGIVGLVSFIITMVLLINRVWYVINSVFRTSIDRNLFQRFGNFLSFLIVSILILAAIISIESSLSQKYVQVMGRQMVSGPFLYLKQITPFFLIWVGLFLMIEFIPNTKVEFSAAAIGALVGSIVCVCANSIFLNLTSYMVNMSIIYGSFAAIFLFIVWCYMLWVIILFSVELAYVYQFRPDLENSTGIQNTPARFLSDGVNIMMLIGYNFKEGKGATRTREINERLAIPDRKLFGYLNFLVSLGFIMPTNSGKTTYIPARPLEDLKVKEMVEGLYGLDTMSFDDKGTAGEAIAVQIHGHGVASLGTLTIDNLLQRV
- a CDS encoding sigma 54-interacting transcriptional regulator gives rise to the protein MDIALLTANCNLGKQISQMNPTLKVKSFSILRTLISYIKRSGQVDCVFVDSEKQKEKPYTEQLIKQAGITVPIISMTELDGQKRLAGEIPLQFLSRQPIWGQGQPPETNSNHTQAVSYYDLLVGSSKQMQDIRAELHRLSKSDIKVHIIGETGSGKELAAQAIAEESIKKGKPFRSVNSSTLNMDLGQDHLFGHKKGAFTGAGLYYSGLLEAVDGGILFLDEVEDLSLKMQSILLRVLDNGEYFRLGETQKRKSTFRLITASNKDLQKLVAKGMIRKDFYFRIIGAQVHIPPLREHMEDLNELIAFHKDKKDQRPFNEKTMEFLKNYNYPGNVRELNAMIDQAINDSNEGDVLVLREWAGKKI
- a CDS encoding metallophosphoesterase family protein, whose protein sequence is MQSLYICSDVHGDFYSFRDFVRKAGNNPILVLGDFCPDSEDFEKLLKQHISQLTLVRGNCDSGYDYAIAGIPVPPLLNSLTFAGRLVILTHGHHYRRPSDLPIHLKPGDVFFSGHTHREQLFIDGKGIINANPGSLAYPRGKCGASYIVMNEQELALRELYGGNISTLTLPMAGR
- a CDS encoding iron-sulfur cluster assembly scaffold protein, which produces MSDSFMNDWVYTDIVKDHFMNPRNIWKREEHFEPDGVGEVGSLACGDQMRIGIQVKDDKIVKLRWLTYGCASAIASTSMMSEMATGMSLGEAYRITPDMVTKALGGLPEHKFHCSVLGDKALRAAIDDYLAKQGRENTLKTSVARVMCECKNVTDQAIETLVASGKVRTLKELQDLTGYGTGCGKCKQKIADYFYEMMHVHGKEVAEE
- a CDS encoding NUDIX domain-containing protein; this translates as MKNLTFCPDCGKQMLSYKDNKKWVCSACGLTLYNNVAAAVALILTFQKQGKEQVLLVTRGRNPRKGYLALPGGFVDPGESAEQAAIRECREEVSLIPQNLHYLTSAPNTYEYKDITYITCDMFFSANVDVGKSDFISSLRPEEADEIKGYRLCPIDTFEAIEAIPLAFPSARIALETYFRQRMVVAQK